A stretch of the Sulfolobus acidocaldarius SUSAZ genome encodes the following:
- a CDS encoding DNA-binding protein: MVTSLKEEELHKHVLIPYKPNAKYAYTAGQAQSRYLLGLKEGKILGRKCVKCGKIYVPPKMYCDECFRPTDTWVEVMDEGYVMTAVASFISWTREKISEPELVGVIRLLPSSPRDFVYPGIFHKLCVSYEEVKNMSVIGKRVKAVWRPKEERKASINDIQCFKVI, encoded by the coding sequence GTGGTTACTTCACTTAAAGAAGAGGAATTACATAAGCATGTATTAATTCCATATAAACCAAACGCAAAGTATGCCTATACTGCAGGTCAGGCTCAAAGCAGATATCTCTTAGGTCTAAAAGAGGGAAAGATTCTAGGAAGGAAATGTGTTAAATGTGGCAAGATTTACGTCCCGCCTAAGATGTATTGTGACGAGTGTTTTAGACCTACCGATACATGGGTAGAAGTAATGGATGAGGGCTATGTAATGACGGCTGTTGCCAGTTTTATAAGTTGGACCAGGGAGAAGATTTCTGAACCAGAACTGGTAGGAGTCATAAGATTGCTTCCATCCAGTCCAAGAGACTTCGTTTATCCTGGGATATTCCATAAGCTCTGTGTTTCCTACGAAGAGGTGAAAAATATGAGCGTAATAGGAAAGAGGGTTAAGGCAGTGTGGAGACCAAAAGAAGAAAGGAAAGCTAGTATAAACGACATTCAATGCTTTAAGGTGATCTAA
- a CDS encoding DNA-binding protein, with translation MSWEKEGKEGSLLKWYDIMEAEKYEYTVGPAGERFFQGLKENKIIGSKCKKCGKVYLPPRIYCEDCFTKIEEYVELKLDDAYLDSFTTIYQDDDGQKLAEPVHIGLLRFKGVNGGLFCYLEGTPKKGGRIRVSNFNYPLRISIE, from the coding sequence ATGTCGTGGGAAAAAGAGGGTAAGGAAGGAAGTTTACTGAAATGGTATGACATAATGGAAGCTGAAAAATATGAATATACTGTAGGACCAGCTGGAGAGAGATTCTTCCAAGGTCTTAAGGAGAATAAAATAATAGGAAGTAAGTGTAAGAAATGCGGTAAAGTCTATCTACCGCCAAGAATATACTGTGAAGACTGTTTCACAAAGATAGAAGAATATGTTGAACTCAAGTTGGATGATGCATATTTGGACTCATTCACCACAATCTATCAAGATGATGATGGACAAAAATTGGCTGAGCCTGTTCATATAGGGTTACTGAGGTTTAAAGGGGTAAATGGCGGTCTGTTCTGTTATCTTGAAGGGACTCCTAAAAAAGGTGGGAGGATAAGAGTTTCAAACTTTAACTACCCCTTGAGAATTTCTATAGAGTAG